In Capsicum annuum cultivar UCD-10X-F1 chromosome 11, UCD10Xv1.1, whole genome shotgun sequence, one genomic interval encodes:
- the LOC124888909 gene encoding uncharacterized protein LOC124888909, whose protein sequence is MPIGTSPYHFVYGKACHLPVELEHQTYWVVKKLNLEIKATGEKRLLQLVELDEFCLHGSEYAKLYKENTKRWHDGHIQDGVFELGQFVLLFNSRLKLFPGKLWSKWAGPFEVVGMMPYGAVELWNKQKTGKFLVDGQRVKHYWDDHGDKHNMSITFAEE, encoded by the coding sequence ATGCCTATAGGGACCTCTCCCTATCACTTTGTTTATGGGAAAGCTTGCCATTTGCCTGTAGAGCTAGAACATCAAACTTATTGGGTAGTTAAaaagttgaatcttgagataaAGGCTACTGGTGAGAAGAGATTATTGCAGCTGGTTGAACTAGATGAGTTTTGTCTACATGGTTCTGAATATGCCAAACTGTACAAGGAAAATACTAAGAGATGGCATGACGGGCATATTCAGGACGGAGTATTTGAACTAGGACAATTTGTTTTGCTATTTAATTCAAGGTTAaagttgtttccaggtaagttgtgGTCGAAATGGGCTGGGCCTTTTGAGGTGGTGGGAATGATGCCTTACGGTGCAGTTGAATTATGGAATAAACAAAAGACTGGGAAGTTTTTGGTGGATGGACAACGTGTGAAGCATTATTGGGATGATCATGGAGACAAACACAATATGTCCATCACCTTTGCTGAAGAGTAA